One Curtobacterium sp. MCLR17_032 genomic window carries:
- a CDS encoding carbohydrate ABC transporter permease, protein MTTTDTLNPLHSPETVAQPSIDHIVRRRRPAATVGSVIGMVILIVAAVFALGPLLWTLTTSLRTPAESFNNPPQWLPLSWDFSNYAAVFNQIPIGQFFVNSVVVTLLIVVGQTITCTLSGYAFAMISFPGKNTIFGIFLATMMVPIQTIIIPVFVILKDVGLTGSIASLIVPALGSAFGTFLMRQYFMQMPKELGEAARIDGASQFGVFWHVYSRMASPAIATLAILNFSGFWAEYYRPLIFLNQQDSFTLPLGLVGLQGNLGTGSISVVLAGVVLTMIPSVLLFVFAQRYFIEGVTAGSSR, encoded by the coding sequence ATGACGACCACCGACACCCTCAACCCGCTGCACAGCCCGGAGACGGTGGCACAGCCGAGCATCGACCACATCGTCCGGCGCCGGCGTCCTGCCGCCACCGTCGGGAGCGTCATCGGGATGGTCATCCTGATCGTCGCCGCGGTGTTCGCGCTCGGGCCGCTGCTCTGGACCCTGACCACGTCCCTCCGGACGCCAGCGGAGTCGTTCAACAACCCGCCGCAGTGGCTCCCGCTGTCCTGGGACTTCAGCAACTACGCCGCGGTGTTCAACCAGATCCCGATCGGACAGTTCTTCGTCAACAGCGTCGTCGTCACGCTGCTCATCGTCGTCGGCCAGACCATCACCTGCACCCTGTCGGGCTACGCGTTCGCGATGATCAGCTTCCCCGGCAAGAACACCATCTTCGGGATCTTCCTCGCCACGATGATGGTGCCGATCCAGACGATCATCATCCCCGTCTTCGTCATCCTCAAGGACGTCGGCCTGACCGGGTCGATCGCGTCCCTGATCGTTCCCGCCCTCGGCAGCGCGTTCGGCACCTTCCTGATGCGGCAGTACTTCATGCAGATGCCGAAGGAGCTCGGCGAAGCGGCACGGATCGACGGGGCGAGTCAGTTCGGCGTGTTCTGGCACGTCTACTCGCGGATGGCGAGTCCGGCGATCGCGACGCTCGCGATCCTGAACTTCTCCGGTTTCTGGGCCGAGTACTACCGGCCGTTGATCTTCCTCAACCAGCAGGACTCCTTCACCCTGCCGCTGGGGTTGGTCGGTCTGCAGGGCAACCTCGGGACCGGGTCGATCTCCGTCGTCCTGGCCGGCGTCGTGCTGACGATGATCCCGAGCGTCCTGCTCTTCGTCTTCGCACAGCGCTACTTCATCGAAGGCGTCACGGCTGGATCCTCCCGATGA
- a CDS encoding twin-arginine translocase TatA/TatE family subunit, which produces MLGNLTGIHLLVILGIVVLLFGATKLPALAKGIGQSLNIFRNEIHADGSGKPVVDGTAPAAPTSTSPTE; this is translated from the coding sequence ATGCTCGGCAACCTCACCGGAATCCACCTGCTCGTCATCCTCGGCATCGTCGTCCTCCTCTTCGGCGCGACGAAGCTGCCAGCGCTCGCCAAGGGGATCGGCCAGTCGCTGAACATCTTCCGCAACGAGATCCACGCTGACGGCAGCGGGAAGCCCGTGGTCGACGGCACCGCCCCCGCTGCCCCGACGTCGACGAGCCCGACCGAATGA
- a CDS encoding carbohydrate kinase, which yields MTGYPITVAGESLVDVVHDERTREVPGGSPANVALGLARLGTPVEFATWLGDDARGHRIADHLRASGVQVVDDAFGATRTSSAVVRLAPDGQPTYEFDIEWDLPDLPRTPRWLHVGSISAFLEPGAGKVSELARRTAADGGTVSFDPNIRPALLGGPADGRRTFERLAAVADVVKLSDEDAGWLYPGLGADAVLDRLLEIGVEFAALTTGAAGSIVTTATERVTVPGQRVDVVDTVGAGDSYMATLIWQLRTRGAAVGPISRDGLRELGRVSTRAAAITVARRGADLPSRDDLFPAVPEIR from the coding sequence ATGACCGGGTACCCGATCACCGTCGCGGGCGAGTCGCTGGTCGACGTCGTGCACGACGAGCGGACCCGGGAAGTGCCCGGTGGGAGCCCCGCGAACGTCGCACTCGGACTGGCGCGGCTCGGCACGCCGGTCGAGTTCGCGACGTGGCTCGGGGACGACGCGCGCGGACACCGCATCGCCGATCACCTCCGAGCGTCCGGCGTCCAGGTCGTCGACGACGCGTTCGGTGCGACGCGGACGTCGTCCGCGGTCGTCCGGCTGGCTCCGGACGGCCAACCGACCTACGAGTTCGACATCGAGTGGGACCTGCCGGACCTGCCGCGGACCCCGCGGTGGTTGCACGTCGGATCGATCAGCGCCTTCCTCGAGCCGGGGGCCGGCAAGGTGTCCGAACTCGCCCGGCGCACGGCGGCCGACGGCGGAACCGTCTCCTTCGACCCCAACATCCGTCCTGCGCTCCTCGGCGGACCGGCCGACGGACGTCGCACGTTCGAGCGACTCGCAGCGGTCGCCGACGTCGTGAAGCTCTCCGATGAAGACGCCGGCTGGCTCTACCCGGGGCTGGGTGCGGACGCCGTGCTCGATCGTCTCCTCGAGATCGGCGTCGAGTTCGCCGCCCTCACCACGGGTGCCGCGGGGTCGATCGTGACGACCGCGACCGAGCGGGTGACCGTCCCCGGCCAACGCGTCGACGTCGTCGACACCGTCGGGGCCGGGGACAGCTACATGGCGACGCTCATCTGGCAGCTCCGGACGCGCGGCGCCGCTGTCGGCCCGATCAGCCGAGACGGCCTCCGCGAGCTCGGCCGCGTCAGTACGCGTGCCGCGGCGATCACCGTCGCCCGGCGCGGCGCCGACCTGCCGAGCAGGGACGACCTGTTCCCCGCCGTCCCCGAGATCCGCTGA
- a CDS encoding sugar ABC transporter substrate-binding protein, whose amino-acid sequence MTNGFSTPIDRRTLFKFGGAGLALAGIGSLAACSTSGGGGSGSGTVKMLYFGEQSAASALQKAIEPKIKRLDKKASLEVTAINGTDWNDFLAKVLTQIASGDVPDIVSVATEGQQLLASKNLLTPLDEYVTKNLSDLHEYFTGAHPVLLESTMYQGHLYTLPDSFNAGSMFYSTDLFDKAGLARPAADWTMDDFHSSADRLAKVGGGTYAFDWVVRLWGSWTSFLYANDGNLLEEGKYSGGDWLWKSKAFSDNPIGVAGRKGGWKWGDPTANSDAAIEALQYVIDLQKSGASPSPDVGGGATLQGLMASGRIGMTIGGGFWAGGLHNAGMKDGSFDVVQFPTWKSNKSLFGAGGYGIFNSSKQKDLAFEVIKLMVQPESFDSLWPGNVTTPAQKSLMTAERYSTTGPEHWSVFYDQLDNSAPISAPPYYNALATALNQRTTQAISSGNAKKALDGLQADIEKAAAQASS is encoded by the coding sequence GTGACGAACGGATTCAGTACACCGATCGACCGGCGCACGCTGTTCAAGTTCGGCGGAGCCGGGCTCGCGCTGGCCGGCATCGGCTCGCTGGCTGCCTGCTCGACCAGCGGCGGAGGGGGCAGCGGATCGGGGACCGTGAAGATGCTCTACTTCGGCGAGCAGAGCGCCGCCAGTGCACTGCAGAAGGCGATCGAGCCGAAGATCAAGCGCCTGGACAAGAAGGCCAGCCTCGAGGTGACCGCGATCAACGGCACCGACTGGAACGACTTCCTCGCCAAGGTGCTCACCCAGATCGCCTCGGGCGACGTCCCGGACATCGTCAGTGTCGCCACCGAGGGGCAACAGCTCCTGGCGTCGAAGAACCTGCTCACGCCGCTCGACGAGTACGTCACGAAGAACCTGTCGGACCTGCACGAGTACTTCACCGGCGCGCACCCGGTGCTGCTCGAGTCGACGATGTACCAGGGGCACCTCTACACGCTGCCGGACAGCTTCAACGCCGGCAGCATGTTCTACTCGACCGACCTGTTCGACAAGGCCGGTCTCGCGCGCCCTGCGGCCGACTGGACCATGGACGACTTCCACTCCTCGGCCGATCGCCTCGCGAAGGTCGGTGGCGGCACCTACGCCTTCGACTGGGTGGTGCGGCTCTGGGGGAGTTGGACCTCCTTCCTCTACGCCAACGACGGGAACCTGCTCGAGGAGGGCAAGTACTCCGGCGGCGACTGGCTCTGGAAGAGCAAGGCGTTCTCCGACAACCCGATCGGTGTCGCCGGCCGCAAGGGCGGATGGAAGTGGGGCGACCCCACCGCCAACTCGGACGCAGCCATCGAGGCGCTGCAGTACGTCATCGACCTGCAGAAGTCCGGCGCATCGCCCTCGCCCGATGTCGGCGGTGGTGCCACCCTGCAGGGGCTGATGGCCTCCGGTCGGATCGGCATGACCATCGGCGGCGGCTTCTGGGCCGGTGGGCTCCACAACGCGGGCATGAAGGACGGCAGCTTCGACGTCGTGCAGTTCCCCACGTGGAAGAGCAACAAGTCCCTCTTCGGCGCCGGTGGGTACGGCATCTTCAACTCGTCGAAGCAGAAGGACCTGGCCTTCGAGGTCATCAAGCTGATGGTGCAGCCGGAGAGCTTCGATTCGCTCTGGCCGGGCAACGTGACCACCCCGGCGCAGAAGTCGCTGATGACCGCGGAACGCTACTCCACGACGGGGCCGGAGCACTGGTCGGTGTTCTACGACCAGCTCGACAACTCGGCACCCATCTCGGCACCGCCGTACTACAACGCCCTCGCGACGGCGCTCAACCAGCGCACCACGCAGGCGATCTCCTCCGGCAACGCGAAGAAGGCTCTCGACGGCCTGCAGGCTGACATCGAGAAGGCTGCTGCGCAGGCGTCGTCGTGA
- a CDS encoding glycoside hydrolase family 32 protein, giving the protein MTDTVTGHPELRDADTTAADHHLPQFHVRLPRGYVNDPNGPIDIDGQAHLYFQSRPRVDLDVPVEWGHATSDDLVHWTLHRPAIVPVPGGSDSGGAWSGNTVLHEGTVRAYYSGKVDDSPFQSVLLAESTDGGNTFGPPVQVVADPSADEGITMFRDPFVWQDEDGWSMAVGAASADQTASVRQYRSADGITWTSVGDLLAMPRTTVDGIDTGEGWECPQILPVDGTEVAIVASWSHAAGPGDVIAIPLAGPRHLDRVDEGQHFYAASVMRTGSWGAVLFGWITEGRTDEWTEQVGWSGAISVPRRTWLEDGRLRSEPHPALESLRAGGPQPGNGATIGAQVEIVLPVPVTGSVLVRFSETEYLAIRVDLDTDTLTVDRAQASRDDRADPTPAVVRAPFDRSAERPAVRVLLDGSVVEVFTSAGHAVTTRVYPEQAPPWTVEAPAGALVWELASAAVTVVGTR; this is encoded by the coding sequence ATGACCGACACCGTCACCGGCCACCCGGAACTCCGCGATGCCGACACCACCGCTGCCGATCACCACCTCCCGCAGTTCCACGTCAGGCTTCCCCGCGGGTACGTCAACGACCCCAACGGGCCCATCGACATCGACGGCCAGGCACACCTGTACTTCCAGTCCCGACCCCGCGTCGACCTCGACGTCCCGGTGGAGTGGGGACACGCCACCAGCGACGACCTCGTGCACTGGACGCTGCACCGGCCCGCCATCGTCCCCGTCCCGGGCGGGAGCGACTCGGGAGGCGCGTGGTCCGGCAACACCGTGCTCCACGAGGGCACCGTGCGCGCCTACTACTCGGGCAAGGTCGACGACAGTCCGTTCCAGTCGGTGCTCCTCGCCGAATCCACCGATGGCGGCAACACCTTCGGCCCGCCGGTCCAGGTCGTCGCCGATCCGTCGGCCGACGAGGGGATCACGATGTTCCGTGATCCGTTCGTCTGGCAGGACGAGGACGGCTGGTCGATGGCGGTCGGAGCGGCATCGGCGGACCAGACCGCTTCCGTTCGTCAGTACCGGTCTGCCGACGGCATCACCTGGACGTCCGTCGGCGACCTGCTGGCGATGCCCCGCACCACCGTCGACGGCATCGACACCGGCGAAGGGTGGGAGTGTCCGCAGATCCTCCCGGTCGACGGCACCGAGGTCGCCATCGTGGCGTCCTGGTCACACGCGGCGGGACCGGGCGACGTCATCGCGATCCCGCTGGCAGGTCCGCGGCACCTCGACCGGGTCGACGAGGGGCAGCACTTCTACGCAGCATCGGTGATGCGGACCGGATCCTGGGGGGCCGTGCTCTTCGGGTGGATCACCGAGGGGCGGACCGACGAGTGGACCGAGCAGGTCGGCTGGTCCGGCGCCATCTCCGTGCCCCGGAGGACATGGCTCGAGGACGGCCGGCTCCGCAGCGAGCCCCATCCCGCGCTCGAGTCCCTCCGAGCCGGCGGACCACAGCCGGGGAACGGAGCGACGATCGGGGCACAGGTGGAGATCGTGCTCCCGGTACCGGTCACCGGGAGCGTCCTGGTGCGGTTCTCGGAGACCGAGTACCTGGCCATCCGCGTCGACCTGGACACCGACACCCTCACCGTCGATCGCGCGCAGGCCAGCCGTGACGACCGTGCCGATCCGACTCCGGCGGTGGTCCGAGCACCGTTCGATCGCTCGGCGGAGCGGCCCGCGGTCCGGGTGCTGTTGGACGGATCCGTCGTCGAGGTGTTCACCAGCGCCGGCCACGCCGTCACCACACGCGTCTACCCCGAGCAAGCACCACCGTGGACGGTGGAAGCACCGGCCGGGGCACTCGTCTGGGAGCTGGCGAGCGCCGCCGTGACCGTGGTCGGTACGAGATGA
- a CDS encoding LacI family DNA-binding transcriptional regulator — protein sequence MASRQRTTQPHRVTMKDVARHAGVSQPTVSFVLNDRRDVSIAADTRARVLEAAKELNFQPNRAAQSLRSNRSYTVGVIADRLVAQPYAGHIVLGVQQAVQEAGYVCFVVETAQTTDGGKAAVENLVQQGVAGLIYAAPGPEYVTPVDGLERVRTVYVNCFPSGDAPAVTVLADEFQGGYDVAAAVFAAGHTDIAFLGGPEDDYACRERKRGLDRAAADADVSADTIRVAFGTFQVGSGYDLAMEVLTTTRPTAIICGNDRMAVGALMAAQSLGMRCPEDISIVGFDDQPDLADQMHPPLTTVALPHQQMGYDAGTLLLAATEQPGRHLVPCDYVPRSSLASPRPEGT from the coding sequence ATGGCGAGCCGCCAACGCACGACGCAGCCGCACCGCGTCACGATGAAGGACGTCGCACGTCACGCAGGCGTGTCACAACCGACCGTGTCGTTCGTGCTGAACGACCGCAGGGACGTGTCCATCGCTGCGGACACCCGAGCCCGGGTGCTCGAGGCGGCGAAGGAGCTGAACTTCCAGCCGAACCGCGCGGCGCAGTCGCTGCGTTCGAACAGGTCGTACACGGTCGGGGTCATCGCCGACCGACTCGTCGCCCAGCCGTACGCCGGCCACATCGTGCTCGGTGTGCAGCAGGCGGTCCAGGAGGCCGGCTACGTCTGCTTCGTGGTCGAGACCGCGCAGACCACGGACGGCGGCAAGGCAGCGGTCGAGAACCTCGTCCAGCAGGGCGTCGCCGGTCTCATCTACGCGGCACCCGGTCCGGAGTACGTCACACCGGTGGACGGCCTCGAGCGCGTCCGGACCGTCTACGTCAACTGCTTCCCGTCCGGCGACGCACCCGCCGTCACCGTGCTGGCCGACGAGTTCCAGGGCGGGTACGACGTGGCCGCCGCCGTCTTCGCGGCAGGACACACCGACATCGCCTTCCTCGGGGGCCCCGAGGACGACTACGCCTGCCGGGAGCGCAAGCGCGGACTCGACCGGGCCGCGGCCGACGCGGACGTCTCGGCCGACACCATCCGCGTCGCGTTCGGCACGTTCCAGGTGGGCTCGGGCTACGACCTGGCGATGGAGGTCCTGACGACCACCCGTCCGACGGCGATCATCTGTGGCAACGACCGCATGGCCGTCGGTGCCCTGATGGCCGCGCAGTCACTCGGCATGCGGTGCCCCGAGGACATCAGCATCGTCGGCTTCGACGACCAGCCGGACCTCGCCGACCAGATGCACCCACCGTTGACCACCGTCGCACTCCCGCACCAGCAGATGGGCTACGACGCCGGAACGCTGCTCCTCGCAGCGACGGAGCAGCCCGGCCGACACCTCGTCCCCTGCGACTACGTGCCCCGCAGCTCGCTCGCATCCCCACGACCCGAAGGAACCTAG
- a CDS encoding sugar ABC transporter permease — MTAATGTRTGRAATAARRPAARRARRRESTFGFLMIGLAVVFVAVFTLIPILASLGLSFTSWDVISSPKWVGLDNYVRLFTDGPVLASFGVTIGLALAIVVLQISLGLLLAVLANNRKRNATRVFFRTSFYLPLLASTAAVSIFMGYIFDTKFGLINYYLNEIGLPGAHWLNDPFWAKVTIVMVVVWQQVGFTFVLFVAALLAVPVDVQEAASIDGAGPWRSLFQIKVPLISPTILFATVIAMINAMQLFDQPFIMTKGGPGTATTTATISMYQAGFQNLQFGFASAIAILLLVIIGIITAVQFIAARKLVFYQ; from the coding sequence GTGACCGCAGCGACCGGAACACGCACCGGGCGGGCCGCGACGGCCGCCCGTCGGCCAGCGGCCAGACGTGCCCGTCGGCGGGAATCCACCTTCGGGTTCCTCATGATCGGGCTCGCGGTGGTCTTCGTCGCCGTGTTCACCCTCATCCCGATCCTGGCCTCGCTCGGACTGTCCTTCACCTCCTGGGACGTCATCAGCAGCCCCAAGTGGGTCGGGCTCGACAACTACGTCCGACTCTTCACGGACGGGCCGGTCCTGGCGTCCTTCGGCGTCACCATCGGACTCGCCCTCGCCATCGTCGTCCTGCAGATCTCGCTCGGACTCCTGCTGGCCGTGCTGGCGAACAACCGGAAGCGCAACGCCACCCGCGTGTTCTTCCGCACGTCGTTCTACCTGCCACTCCTGGCATCGACCGCCGCCGTGTCGATCTTCATGGGCTACATCTTCGACACGAAGTTCGGCCTCATCAACTACTACCTCAACGAGATCGGCCTGCCGGGGGCGCACTGGTTGAACGACCCCTTCTGGGCGAAGGTCACGATCGTGATGGTCGTGGTCTGGCAACAGGTCGGGTTCACCTTCGTGCTCTTCGTCGCCGCACTGCTGGCGGTGCCGGTGGACGTCCAGGAAGCGGCCTCCATCGACGGCGCCGGCCCCTGGCGATCGCTGTTCCAGATCAAGGTCCCGTTGATCAGCCCCACGATCCTGTTCGCGACCGTCATCGCGATGATCAACGCGATGCAGCTGTTCGATCAGCCGTTCATCATGACCAAGGGCGGGCCCGGTACCGCGACGACGACGGCCACGATCTCGATGTACCAGGCCGGCTTCCAGAACCTGCAGTTCGGGTTCGCCTCGGCCATCGCGATCCTCCTGCTGGTCATCATCGGCATCATCACCGCCGTCCAGTTCATCGCCGCACGAAAGCTGGTGTTCTACCAATGA
- a CDS encoding glycoside hydrolase family 32 protein codes for MTVHPSTHFQPPNGFVGDVIPFEHEGTAWLFYLLDERPDAPPLERSTGMPWGAVTTTDFVDFEDRGVVLPSGGPEASDFDCYTGSVVQDETGALHLFYTGHNPRITIEADGGPKDAQVVCHATSDGDLTDWTKHPDWDFPALAGYSPEDWRDPFVFRPAADRPWQMLLATRRRDDPYRRSGLVARLESDDLVTWRDAEPLWEPHRFITQECPDVFQWGEWWYLVYSEFSDAFCTRYRIATSPDGPWLAPTDDTVDGRAFYAAKTVALGDDRYFVGWIATKDGHRDEGAWQWAGTMATLQAHQRPDGSLRFDLPDAVQAAYRHESDVTAQLEPVNGADGTVGNGATTRYASWVGPELPDEALVVADVVIEPGTASLGLLLRTSDDGEEGYALRLEPDRNRVVFDRWPRGSTGTEQWQILGDVPHAVELERPVELAPGAHRIQVHLDGDICVAVIDGSVALSTRLYDRRAGRLGLFTQDGAMTLQRLAIRTR; via the coding sequence GTGACCGTCCACCCCAGCACCCACTTCCAGCCGCCGAACGGCTTCGTCGGGGACGTGATCCCCTTCGAGCACGAGGGCACGGCATGGCTGTTCTACCTGCTCGACGAGCGACCCGACGCTCCCCCGCTCGAGCGGAGCACGGGGATGCCGTGGGGCGCCGTGACCACGACCGACTTCGTCGACTTCGAGGACCGCGGCGTGGTGCTCCCGTCCGGCGGACCGGAGGCCAGCGACTTCGACTGCTACACGGGCAGCGTCGTCCAGGACGAGACCGGAGCGCTGCACCTCTTCTACACGGGCCACAACCCGCGCATCACGATCGAGGCGGACGGCGGGCCGAAGGACGCGCAGGTGGTGTGTCACGCGACCTCCGACGGCGACCTCACCGACTGGACGAAGCACCCCGACTGGGACTTCCCCGCACTCGCCGGCTACTCCCCTGAAGACTGGCGGGACCCCTTCGTGTTCCGGCCGGCCGCCGACCGGCCCTGGCAGATGCTGCTCGCGACACGGCGGCGGGATGACCCCTACCGACGGTCCGGGCTCGTCGCTCGGCTCGAGTCGGACGACCTGGTCACGTGGCGCGACGCCGAGCCGCTCTGGGAACCACACCGCTTCATCACCCAGGAGTGCCCCGACGTGTTCCAGTGGGGCGAGTGGTGGTACCTCGTGTACTCGGAGTTCTCCGATGCGTTCTGCACCCGGTACCGCATCGCGACGTCCCCGGACGGGCCGTGGCTCGCCCCGACGGACGACACCGTCGACGGACGCGCCTTCTACGCAGCGAAGACGGTCGCGCTCGGCGACGACCGGTACTTCGTCGGCTGGATCGCGACGAAGGACGGCCACCGCGACGAAGGAGCCTGGCAGTGGGCCGGCACCATGGCGACACTGCAGGCACACCAGCGCCCGGACGGTTCACTCCGGTTCGACCTGCCGGACGCGGTGCAGGCCGCGTACCGGCACGAGTCGGACGTCACGGCGCAGCTCGAACCGGTGAACGGCGCCGACGGGACGGTCGGGAACGGTGCGACCACCCGGTACGCGTCGTGGGTCGGACCGGAACTCCCCGACGAAGCACTGGTCGTCGCCGACGTCGTCATCGAGCCCGGCACCGCCTCGCTCGGGCTGCTCCTGCGCACGAGCGACGACGGCGAGGAGGGGTACGCGCTCCGCCTCGAACCAGATCGGAACCGGGTCGTGTTCGACCGGTGGCCGCGCGGCAGCACCGGGACCGAGCAGTGGCAGATCCTCGGTGACGTGCCGCACGCCGTGGAACTGGAACGCCCTGTGGAGCTCGCTCCTGGAGCGCACCGGATCCAAGTGCACCTCGACGGCGACATCTGTGTCGCGGTCATCGACGGCTCCGTGGCGTTGAGCACGCGGCTCTACGACCGCAGGGCCGGCCGGCTGGGGCTCTTCACACAAGACGGCGCGATGACGCTCCAGCGCCTGGCGATCCGCACCCGCTGA
- a CDS encoding glycoside hydrolase family 32 protein: MTSEFQRRTLFQGAGIGALALFATAGPAGAARASAAALPASTAAASAAAVSFRAKYHMTPPAGWLSDPQRPVFTRGAYQLYYLHSDVDNGDGGWDHVSTTDGVDFTFEGTVIPLETDLPTWTGCTLIDTDDTAGYGAGAVIALATRPTGGVRKYQEQYLFWSTDGGFTFTARPEPVIVNNDGRAATTDAEISNAEWFRDPKVAWDDARNEWVCVIGRQRYAAFYTSENLIDWTLQRNFDYPDHDLGGIECPDLFQITADDGTTHWVFSGSMDAYNEGLPCTYAYWTGSWDGTFFTADDLTPQWLDWGWDWYAAVTWPANEAPTTKRYGIGWMNNWKYANRQVPTDTSDAYNGQNSIVREITLQKQSDGRYSLLSAPIAALRNAATGTVPMGSRSVDGSAILPYNGRAYEIELDVAWTDATDVGVSVGRSADGTRHTDIGKTGSDLYVDRAASDRAGFALAPYTRAVAPVPPATQAVHLRILVDTQSVEVFVDAGSVVLSNQVDFDSGDTGISLYSVGGAATFSDIVIREYGD; this comes from the coding sequence ATGACATCTGAATTCCAACGACGCACGCTCTTCCAGGGGGCGGGCATCGGTGCGTTGGCACTGTTCGCAACCGCCGGCCCAGCGGGAGCAGCGCGAGCATCCGCCGCGGCCCTTCCCGCGTCGACGGCGGCAGCATCGGCGGCTGCCGTCTCGTTCCGGGCGAAGTACCACATGACCCCACCGGCGGGATGGTTGTCCGATCCGCAGCGCCCCGTGTTCACCCGCGGTGCGTACCAGCTGTACTACCTGCACTCCGACGTCGACAACGGCGACGGCGGCTGGGACCACGTCTCCACGACCGACGGCGTCGACTTCACCTTCGAAGGCACCGTCATCCCGCTCGAGACCGACCTCCCCACCTGGACCGGTTGCACCCTGATCGACACCGACGACACCGCCGGGTACGGCGCCGGCGCGGTCATCGCCCTCGCCACCCGACCGACAGGAGGCGTCCGCAAGTACCAGGAGCAGTACCTCTTCTGGTCCACCGACGGCGGCTTCACCTTCACTGCCCGACCGGAGCCGGTCATCGTCAACAACGACGGACGCGCAGCGACCACCGATGCGGAGATCTCGAACGCCGAGTGGTTCCGCGACCCCAAGGTCGCCTGGGACGACGCCCGCAACGAGTGGGTCTGCGTGATCGGCAGGCAGCGGTACGCGGCGTTCTACACGTCGGAGAACCTCATCGACTGGACCCTGCAGCGCAACTTCGACTACCCCGACCACGACCTCGGCGGCATCGAGTGCCCCGACCTGTTCCAGATCACCGCTGACGACGGCACCACCCACTGGGTCTTCAGCGGCAGCATGGACGCGTACAACGAGGGACTGCCGTGCACCTACGCATACTGGACCGGCTCCTGGGACGGGACGTTCTTCACCGCTGACGACCTCACGCCGCAGTGGCTCGACTGGGGCTGGGACTGGTACGCCGCGGTGACGTGGCCGGCGAACGAGGCACCGACGACGAAGCGGTACGGCATCGGTTGGATGAACAACTGGAAGTACGCCAACCGACAGGTCCCGACCGACACTTCCGACGCCTACAACGGTCAGAACTCGATCGTCCGTGAGATCACGCTGCAGAAGCAGTCGGACGGTCGGTACAGCCTCCTCAGCGCGCCCATCGCCGCACTCCGGAACGCAGCGACCGGCACCGTCCCGATGGGGAGCCGGTCCGTCGACGGTTCCGCTATCCTGCCGTACAACGGACGGGCCTACGAGATCGAGCTCGACGTCGCATGGACCGACGCCACCGACGTCGGCGTCTCCGTCGGCCGTTCGGCCGACGGGACCCGACACACGGACATCGGCAAGACGGGCAGCGATCTCTACGTCGACCGGGCGGCCTCCGATCGCGCCGGTTTCGCACTCGCCCCGTACACCCGCGCAGTCGCTCCCGTGCCTCCTGCGACCCAGGCGGTCCACCTCCGCATCCTCGTCGACACGCAGAGCGTCGAAGTGTTCGTCGATGCCGGCTCCGTCGTGTTGTCGAACCAGGTGGACTTCGACTCCGGGGACACCGGCATCTCGCTGTACTCCGTCGGCGGCGCGGCCACCTTCTCCGACATCGTCATCCGCGAGTACGGCGACTGA